One genomic window of Roseateles sp. DAIF2 includes the following:
- a CDS encoding PEP-CTERM sorting domain-containing protein, producing the protein MLKRTLLSTAVTVALGLSAGHANAVMMDLLGGSGASSQVHNVQTLDWAPDNALAIGALSTPPYTGVGAPAAAGQQIGEAYIRNVAQGRLAEFGTNSGPLGTSGSTTFGREFTFQASFYTFTAGLGTTGLTNRAAPGESYFRVYADTAGNSSDVTGAGYGDGQLILEGRLSSLSGVFNDNTRLNPTLFPPTLLDSFGGDNQNGVQSHRGNGSITLDIDITFLDSAYFLGDIASLLMTLNYNDTSNLASPFRQANPSDSVVGETPYYSFDGVNKRNGANCNAQLGGRSETNAIGPRCDFHFQSDAAGSFINNVPEPGSLALAGLALSALGFAGRRRKAA; encoded by the coding sequence ATGCTGAAAAGAACGCTTCTGTCCACAGCAGTCACTGTGGCCTTGGGCTTGAGCGCCGGTCATGCTAACGCGGTGATGATGGACTTGCTGGGTGGCAGCGGCGCCAGTTCACAAGTTCATAATGTTCAAACCCTGGACTGGGCTCCCGACAATGCGCTGGCTATCGGTGCCTTGTCCACTCCGCCTTACACCGGTGTCGGCGCCCCCGCTGCAGCCGGCCAACAGATTGGTGAGGCATACATCCGCAACGTGGCCCAAGGTCGCTTGGCCGAGTTCGGTACCAACTCCGGCCCCCTCGGGACGTCCGGCTCGACCACGTTTGGCCGGGAGTTCACATTCCAGGCTTCTTTCTACACCTTTACTGCAGGCCTGGGCACCACCGGCCTGACCAACCGGGCGGCCCCCGGTGAAAGCTATTTCCGCGTCTATGCCGACACGGCTGGCAACTCTAGCGATGTCACCGGCGCAGGCTACGGCGATGGGCAGTTGATCCTTGAAGGTCGGCTGAGTAGCCTGAGTGGCGTGTTCAATGACAACACCCGTCTCAACCCAACGCTGTTCCCGCCCACTCTGCTGGACAGCTTCGGTGGCGACAATCAGAACGGCGTTCAGTCCCATCGTGGCAACGGCAGCATCACGCTGGACATCGACATCACCTTCCTGGATTCCGCATACTTCCTGGGTGACATCGCCTCCTTGCTGATGACGCTGAACTACAACGACACGTCGAACTTGGCATCGCCGTTCCGTCAGGCCAACCCGTCCGATTCCGTTGTCGGTGAAACGCCTTACTACAGTTTTGACGGCGTTAACAAGCGCAATGGTGCAAACTGCAATGCGCAACTGGGCGGCCGCAGTGAGACGAATGCCATTGGCCCGCGCTGCGACTTCCACTTCCAGTCCGACGCGGCAGGCTCGTTCATCAACAACGTTCCCGAGCCCGGCTCCTTGGCTCTGGCCGGTTTGGCTCTGAGCGCTCTCGGCTTCGCTGGCCGTCGTCGCAAGGCTGCCTGA
- the prsK gene encoding XrtA/PEP-CTERM system histidine kinase PrsK yields MLDGEINIGVASYALATLSYATLLLVYLTRLLRMRQRPARADQSFCLALLLSLCWSLLGLGSQAQAWWSLADFWLPVVDALRYGAWFAFVLLLLRPDPGQTPLTRSPRSMTRLAAVAVLLALGLQLLQELGPYRAHVWERAVAFSGLALAVVGLMLVEQLLRNSSGDARWGAKPVCLALGSVFVFDLYTFSQAALFQQFDGDAYGIRPAVHSVAAPLLYIALRRHRDWLLKLHVSRAAAFQSATLLIAGAYLLLVSGVGYYVRYTGGNWGRAMQMALVFIGLLALVMMLFSGALRAKLRVYINKNFFSYRYDYREEWLKFTAMLSSQSSPQELGISVIKGIANLVESPSGGLWLRQSGQGDYVQAAIWNLQPRTEPESGDAPMAQFLRGSGWIVDLDELRRAPQHYRGFEAPAWLRDDGRYWLLVPLLVGPELTGFVLLGHPRTRMELNWEVRDLLRTASSQASSYLAQMQATEALLEARKFDAFNRMSAFVVHDLKNIVTQLSLMMKNARRLRDNPEFQEDMLATVENSLDKMRQLMLQLREGEAPHGTAHGVELVPIAKRLAASAEGKGRALRLDIRASASTRGHEERVERVIGHAVQNAFDATPEQGQVWLQLDVEGSYARIEVGDTGCGMSEEFIRTRLFKPFQTTKTSGMGIGAFESFQYLHELGGKIKVDSELDRGTRITILLPLFRASQASDLGMLSAK; encoded by the coding sequence ATGCTTGACGGGGAGATCAATATCGGCGTGGCGTCCTATGCCCTGGCCACGCTGAGCTATGCGACGCTGCTGCTGGTCTATCTGACCCGGCTGCTGCGTATGCGCCAGCGGCCGGCCCGGGCCGACCAGAGCTTCTGCCTGGCTCTGCTGCTGAGCCTGTGCTGGTCGCTGCTGGGTTTGGGTTCGCAGGCGCAGGCTTGGTGGTCGCTGGCGGACTTCTGGCTGCCGGTGGTCGATGCGTTGCGCTATGGCGCCTGGTTTGCCTTCGTGCTGCTGCTCCTGCGCCCGGACCCGGGCCAGACGCCGCTGACGCGCTCCCCTCGCTCAATGACCCGCCTCGCCGCCGTCGCGGTGCTGCTGGCGCTGGGCTTGCAGCTGCTGCAGGAGTTGGGACCCTACCGTGCGCATGTCTGGGAGCGCGCGGTGGCCTTTTCGGGCTTGGCGCTGGCGGTGGTCGGCCTGATGCTGGTGGAGCAGCTACTGCGCAACAGCAGCGGCGACGCGCGCTGGGGTGCCAAACCGGTCTGTCTGGCGCTGGGCTCGGTCTTCGTGTTCGATCTCTACACCTTCTCGCAGGCCGCGCTGTTCCAGCAGTTCGATGGCGATGCCTACGGCATCCGTCCCGCGGTTCATAGCGTCGCGGCGCCGCTGCTCTACATCGCGCTGCGCCGGCATCGGGACTGGCTGCTGAAGCTGCATGTTTCGCGCGCGGCGGCCTTCCAGTCGGCCACCCTGCTGATCGCTGGCGCCTACCTGCTGCTGGTGTCCGGCGTCGGCTACTACGTGCGCTACACCGGCGGCAACTGGGGCCGCGCGATGCAGATGGCCCTGGTGTTCATCGGGCTGCTCGCCCTGGTGATGATGCTGTTCTCCGGCGCACTGCGGGCCAAGCTGCGTGTCTACATCAACAAGAACTTCTTCAGCTATCGCTACGACTATCGCGAGGAATGGCTGAAGTTCACCGCGATGCTGTCCTCGCAGAGCTCACCACAGGAGCTCGGCATCTCGGTCATCAAGGGCATCGCGAACTTGGTCGAAAGCCCCAGCGGCGGCCTGTGGCTGCGCCAGAGCGGGCAGGGCGACTATGTGCAGGCCGCCATCTGGAACCTGCAGCCGCGAACGGAGCCGGAGAGCGGCGACGCGCCGATGGCGCAGTTCCTGCGCGGCAGCGGCTGGATTGTGGATCTGGATGAGCTGCGCCGTGCGCCTCAGCATTACCGCGGCTTCGAGGCGCCGGCCTGGTTGCGGGACGATGGCCGCTATTGGCTGCTGGTGCCGCTGCTGGTCGGTCCGGAGCTGACCGGTTTCGTGCTGCTGGGGCATCCGCGCACCCGCATGGAGCTGAACTGGGAGGTGCGTGACCTGCTGCGCACGGCCAGCAGCCAGGCCTCCAGCTACCTGGCGCAGATGCAGGCCACCGAGGCGCTGCTGGAGGCGCGCAAGTTCGATGCCTTCAACCGCATGTCGGCCTTCGTTGTGCATGACCTGAAGAACATCGTCACCCAGCTCTCGCTGATGATGAAGAATGCGCGCCGCTTGCGCGACAACCCCGAGTTCCAGGAAGACATGCTGGCGACCGTCGAGAACTCGCTGGACAAGATGCGCCAGCTGATGCTGCAGCTGCGCGAGGGCGAGGCACCACATGGTACGGCGCATGGCGTCGAGCTGGTGCCGATCGCCAAGCGCCTGGCGGCCTCGGCCGAGGGCAAGGGGCGCGCACTGCGGCTGGACATCCGCGCCTCGGCCAGCACCCGCGGCCATGAGGAGCGCGTCGAGCGCGTGATCGGGCATGCGGTGCAGAACGCCTTCGATGCCACACCCGAGCAGGGTCAGGTTTGGCTGCAGCTGGATGTGGAGGGCAGCTATGCGCGCATCGAGGTCGGTGACACCGGCTGCGGCATGTCCGAGGAATTCATCCGTACCCGGCTCTTCAAGCCCTTCCAGACCACCAAGACCAGTGGCATGGGCATCGGTGCCTTCGAGAGTTTTCAGTACCTGCACGAATTGGGAGGCAAGATCAAAGTGGACAGTGAACTCGACCGTGGCACCAGGATCACCATCCTGCTGCCCTTGTTCCGCGCCTCGCAGGCCTCGGATCTGGGTATGCTGAGCGCCAAATGA
- the prsR gene encoding PEP-CTERM-box response regulator transcription factor encodes MSTPRSQPLLIVEDDLALQKQIKWSLDGFDSVLADDGPSAVLQFRRHSPAVVTMDLGLPPDQDSVSEGFKLLEKLLELDPAVKVIVLTGQNDQSNALRAIRLGAYDFLAKPVDPDVLSLTVERAYRLYELQQENQRLQAIQHPDVLGGLVTRDARMQKLCRTIEKVAPSDATVLLLGESGTGKELLAQGLHDASKRKGRFVAINCAAIPENLLESELFGYEKGAFTGANKTTIGKIETAHGGTLMLDEIGDLPHALQAKLLRFLQERTVERVGGRQEIPIDVRVVGATHQDLKQLIAEGRFREDLYYRLAEIVIEIPPLRERQGDAVLLSHAFLKRYASEQRRPQLALSEDAARLIESYRWPGNVRELQNLMKRAVIMADGDRLTGEDLGLRVPEAALEDAEHVLDLRTVRERAERQAVVTALARADGNIVKASELLGVSRPTLYDLMNRLQIK; translated from the coding sequence ATGAGTACGCCGCGTTCTCAACCCCTGCTGATCGTCGAGGACGATCTGGCGCTGCAAAAGCAGATCAAGTGGTCGCTGGACGGCTTCGACTCGGTGCTGGCGGATGACGGCCCCTCGGCTGTGCTGCAGTTCCGCCGCCACTCACCGGCGGTGGTGACGATGGACCTGGGTCTACCGCCCGACCAGGACTCCGTCTCCGAGGGTTTCAAGCTGCTGGAGAAGCTGCTGGAGCTGGATCCGGCGGTCAAGGTGATCGTGCTGACCGGACAGAACGACCAGAGCAATGCGCTGCGCGCGATCCGCCTGGGTGCCTACGACTTCCTGGCCAAGCCGGTGGACCCGGACGTGCTGTCGCTGACGGTGGAGCGCGCCTACCGGCTCTACGAGCTGCAGCAGGAGAACCAGCGCCTGCAGGCAATCCAGCATCCCGATGTGCTGGGCGGGCTGGTTACGCGAGATGCGCGCATGCAAAAGCTCTGCCGCACCATCGAGAAGGTGGCGCCCAGCGATGCCACCGTGCTGCTGCTGGGCGAGAGCGGTACCGGCAAGGAGCTGCTGGCGCAGGGGTTGCATGACGCCTCCAAGCGCAAGGGGCGCTTTGTCGCGATCAACTGCGCGGCGATTCCCGAGAACTTGCTCGAGAGCGAACTGTTCGGCTACGAGAAGGGCGCCTTCACCGGCGCCAACAAGACCACCATCGGCAAGATCGAGACTGCCCATGGCGGCACCCTGATGCTGGACGAGATCGGCGATCTGCCGCATGCGCTGCAGGCCAAGCTGCTGCGCTTCCTGCAGGAACGCACGGTGGAGCGGGTCGGCGGGCGCCAGGAGATCCCGATCGATGTGCGCGTGGTCGGCGCGACCCATCAGGATCTGAAGCAGCTGATCGCCGAGGGACGCTTCCGCGAGGACCTGTACTACCGCCTGGCCGAGATCGTGATCGAGATCCCGCCGCTGCGCGAGCGCCAGGGCGACGCGGTGCTGCTGTCCCACGCCTTCCTGAAGCGCTATGCCAGCGAGCAGCGCCGCCCGCAACTGGCGCTGAGCGAGGATGCCGCGCGCCTGATCGAGAGCTACCGCTGGCCCGGCAATGTGCGCGAGCTGCAGAATCTGATGAAACGCGCCGTCATCATGGCCGACGGCGACCGCCTGACCGGCGAGGATCTGGGCCTGCGCGTGCCCGAGGCGGCGCTCGAGGATGCCGAGCATGTGCTGGACCTGCGCACGGTGCGCGAGCGCGCCGAGCGGCAGGCGGTGGTGACCGCGCTGGCGCGTGCCGACGGCAATATCGTCAAGGCCTCGGAGCTGCTCGGCGTGAGCCGGCCGACCCTGTACGACCTGATGAACCGTTTGCAGATCAAGTAG
- a CDS encoding GNAT family N-acetyltransferase, with protein sequence MTQIRRSSFKKRLHQGMRRLFGVMPQGLRFSVYRSMVDCDPEPDSRLELKIAETQEELEDCFRILHDAYVASGFMKPDPSGMRVTIYHALPTTTTLCAKYDGRVVGTISMIREGVFGFPLQSVFDLSQIRAQEGNIAEISALAVHPDFRKTGGAILFPLMKFMYEYCTEYFDTRHLVIAVNPDKIELYESLLFFKRLQERVVDSYDFANGAPAVGAALDLKQAPEVFRRAYGGKAARKNLYKYFVGLRLPNIKLPKRRYFTTNDPVMTPALLDHFFNRRSPVFTELDDRRKSLLWSIYEVYEYRRVLPMLSSGVVESHPLRRHQRFSLRCPAEVRFPQSEGGRSFVLLVIEISLSGFQAMSKLPLPLSQQGTAVVELGVGERSEVRITAVRKHTAAGEDFYGFRLEGEPDGNWRRCVAALETGMISSDLAA encoded by the coding sequence ATGACCCAGATCAGGCGTTCGAGCTTCAAGAAGCGCCTCCACCAAGGCATGCGCCGGCTGTTTGGCGTGATGCCACAAGGGCTGCGCTTCTCGGTCTATCGCTCGATGGTGGACTGCGATCCCGAGCCGGACAGCCGGCTCGAGCTCAAGATCGCAGAAACCCAGGAGGAGCTGGAGGATTGCTTCCGCATCCTGCACGATGCCTATGTGGCCAGCGGCTTCATGAAGCCCGACCCCTCGGGCATGCGTGTCACGATCTATCACGCGCTGCCGACCACCACGACCTTGTGTGCGAAGTACGACGGCCGGGTGGTCGGCACGATCTCGATGATCCGCGAGGGCGTGTTTGGCTTTCCCTTGCAGTCGGTGTTCGACCTGAGCCAGATCCGGGCGCAGGAAGGGAACATCGCCGAGATCTCGGCGCTGGCGGTGCATCCGGACTTCCGCAAGACGGGCGGGGCGATCCTGTTTCCGCTGATGAAGTTCATGTACGAGTACTGCACCGAGTACTTCGACACGCGGCATCTGGTGATCGCGGTGAACCCGGACAAGATCGAGCTCTATGAGTCCCTGCTGTTCTTCAAGCGCCTGCAGGAGCGGGTGGTCGACAGCTACGACTTTGCCAACGGTGCGCCGGCCGTGGGGGCCGCCCTGGATCTGAAGCAGGCGCCCGAGGTGTTCCGGCGAGCCTATGGCGGCAAGGCGGCACGCAAGAACCTCTACAAGTATTTTGTCGGCCTGCGCCTGCCCAACATCAAGCTGCCCAAGCGCCGCTACTTCACGACAAATGATCCGGTCATGACGCCGGCCCTGCTGGACCATTTCTTCAACCGGCGCAGCCCGGTCTTCACCGAACTGGACGACCGGCGCAAGTCGCTGCTGTGGTCGATCTACGAGGTCTATGAGTACCGCCGCGTCCTGCCGATGCTCAGCTCGGGCGTGGTCGAGTCCCATCCCTTGCGCCGCCACCAGCGGTTCTCGCTGCGCTGCCCCGCCGAAGTCCGATTCCCACAATCGGAGGGAGGGCGCAGCTTTGTGCTGCTGGTGATCGAAATCTCCCTGTCGGGCTTCCAGGCCATGTCCAAACTTCCCTTGCCCTTGTCCCAGCAAGGTACTGCGGTGGTCGAGCTGGGTGTCGGCGAGCGTTCGGAGGTCCGGATCACCGCGGTGCGCAAGCACACAGCCGCCGGCGAAGACTTCTATGGCTTTCGCCTGGAGGGCGAGCCGGACGGTAATTGGCGGCGCTGTGTGGCGGCGCTGGAGACTGGGATGATCTCAAGTGATCTAGCCGCCTAG
- a CDS encoding glycosyltransferase → MAGTKRILFFAEAVTLAHVARPIALASALDPARYECAIACDPRYARFLSPGNWRNIEIHSISSQQFLQALATGRPHHDYEVLSGYMREDLAVIRDYQPDLVVGDFRLSLAVSARVAGVPYAAISNAYWSPYFAGLRLPVPVLPLTRWLPIPLAQTLFTAAKPLAMRRHCAGINRLRRENGLHPVGGDLQRAYTDADYNLYPDVPQLFPMHDLPSSHSFIGPVLWSPHDAVPSWWDELRPDPPLIYLTLGSSGQASLLQLALDALADLPVQIIASTAGGPMPARIPRNARVTDYLPGTEAASRSALMVCNAGSLSCQQALAAGVPILGIAINIDQFLNMAAIADAGAGLLLRADRISSNRIHLAARQILSNESFARGAKQLREALNRSGPAGARFEAMIPGLLHDWSTGARSRTLN, encoded by the coding sequence ATGGCGGGCACCAAACGCATTCTGTTCTTTGCCGAGGCGGTGACATTGGCCCATGTCGCTCGCCCCATCGCACTCGCCAGTGCCCTTGATCCGGCCAGATACGAATGTGCGATCGCCTGTGACCCACGTTACGCCCGCTTCCTGAGCCCGGGCAACTGGCGAAATATAGAGATCCACAGCATCAGCAGCCAGCAATTCCTGCAGGCCCTAGCCACCGGCAGGCCGCATCACGATTACGAGGTGCTGAGCGGCTATATGAGGGAAGATCTGGCGGTGATTCGGGACTATCAGCCTGATCTGGTCGTCGGCGACTTCCGGCTGTCGCTCGCGGTAAGCGCCAGAGTTGCCGGCGTACCTTACGCGGCGATCTCCAACGCTTACTGGAGCCCATACTTCGCTGGCCTCCGCCTACCCGTCCCCGTACTGCCGCTGACCCGTTGGCTCCCAATACCTTTAGCGCAGACCCTTTTTACTGCAGCAAAACCCCTTGCAATGCGCCGTCATTGTGCCGGCATCAACCGGCTACGCCGCGAAAATGGCCTGCATCCCGTTGGTGGGGATCTACAGCGCGCCTATACGGATGCCGACTACAACCTCTATCCAGATGTGCCTCAGTTGTTTCCGATGCACGATCTGCCATCCAGCCATAGTTTCATTGGCCCTGTTCTTTGGTCCCCCCACGATGCCGTCCCCTCCTGGTGGGATGAGCTCCGACCAGATCCGCCACTGATTTACCTCACATTAGGTAGCTCAGGCCAAGCCAGCCTCCTACAACTAGCACTCGATGCCCTGGCCGACCTGCCCGTGCAGATCATCGCCTCCACAGCTGGGGGTCCGATGCCCGCCCGTATCCCACGCAATGCGCGAGTGACTGACTACCTGCCCGGCACCGAAGCCGCCTCTCGTTCGGCATTGATGGTCTGCAACGCCGGCAGCCTATCCTGTCAACAAGCGCTAGCAGCGGGAGTCCCGATTCTTGGAATTGCCATCAATATTGACCAGTTTCTCAATATGGCAGCGATCGCGGATGCCGGCGCTGGCCTCTTGCTACGGGCAGACCGGATCAGCTCGAACAGAATCCACCTCGCTGCACGACAGATCCTCTCCAACGAAAGCTTTGCACGAGGTGCAAAGCAACTCCGCGAAGCCTTGAACCGTAGCGGCCCTGCAGGCGCCCGCTTCGAGGCCATGATTCCGGGCTTGCTGCATGATTGGTCAACAGGCGCGCGATCACGCACGCTCAACTGA
- the prsT gene encoding XrtA/PEP-CTERM system TPR-repeat protein PrsT → MLNHKKKQGMSRGLGIGLGLSLSLLLAGCGGESAESLLASAKTHIEKQDGKAAVIQLKNALQKNSSLAEARFLLGQLLVESGDFVGGGVELSKAAELGFPPDRVAPWAARSLLGQQLYSKLISQYASTVLRSPSGMADLQVSLGTAYAALGKKQEAAAAAEASLEAKAAYPEALLLKARLAMADRNAETALALIEQVIAAEPAKADAWHLKGDLLIVQPASRDAAQAAYLEAIKHNKNDIAARGAVISVLLSKKDLPGAQAQLDALKALAPKHPQTAFYGAVVAMEQGELKAAHEQIQAALRLTPDNARALYVAGGIEYRRGNLPQAEAHLQKALKLASGHRGVRLLLAQVQLRGGDFSKAQSVLQPLVEAQPPVPEALALMAESQLHLGDMSKAEALFAQASKLNPQDAKSRTALALTQVVKGRTDQGLDELRAIAASDTGVSADLALISTHLRKKEYESALKALEGLERKQAGKPSNANLRGRIELMRGNRDAARKAFDAALAIDPSYYPAVAGLVSMDLQDKKGAEAEARFGKLLQKDANNMQAQLGLVALKAQLGASKDELAELLKKAVKSNPSEAPPRLALIRLEQARGQHKQALNHAQEAVAALPENIEVLDALGQVQLNSGDFNQASSTYNRLVALQPDSPVPHLRLADVYMRRDDRPAATQSVKKALSIRPDYPLAQRAMFGLELMAGRFPEARSIVKTMQRQRPNEALAYVLEGDLEQAQKNPGAAAAAYRAALAKGPAPEVAVKLHALLASTGKAGDAAAFEADWRKQQPNDVAFVLYLGDRALARNDHAAAEQRYKDALLLQPENALALNNLAWLKNRSGKAEALELAEKANKLAPGQPPFMDTLAEVYATQGNVAKAIDVQKAAVALDPERHLHRFHLAKYYASAGRKAEAREELRRLAALGDKFSAQAEVKKLMDTL, encoded by the coding sequence ATGCTGAACCACAAGAAGAAACAAGGGATGTCGAGGGGACTGGGGATCGGGTTGGGGCTGAGCCTGTCCCTGCTGCTGGCCGGCTGCGGCGGCGAATCGGCCGAGAGCCTGCTGGCCTCGGCCAAGACGCATATCGAGAAGCAGGACGGCAAGGCGGCCGTGATCCAGCTGAAGAATGCGCTGCAGAAGAATTCGTCGCTGGCCGAGGCGCGCTTCCTGCTGGGCCAGTTGCTGGTCGAGAGCGGTGACTTCGTCGGCGGTGGTGTCGAGTTGAGCAAGGCGGCGGAGCTGGGCTTCCCGCCGGATCGGGTGGCGCCTTGGGCGGCGCGCAGCCTGCTGGGCCAGCAGCTGTATTCCAAGCTCATCTCGCAGTATGCGAGCACCGTGCTGCGCTCGCCCAGCGGCATGGCGGATCTCCAGGTTTCGCTCGGCACGGCCTATGCTGCATTGGGCAAGAAGCAGGAGGCCGCTGCCGCGGCAGAAGCATCCTTGGAAGCCAAGGCCGCCTATCCGGAGGCGCTGCTGCTGAAGGCGCGACTGGCGATGGCCGATCGCAACGCGGAGACCGCGCTGGCGCTGATCGAGCAGGTGATCGCGGCTGAGCCCGCCAAGGCGGACGCCTGGCATCTGAAGGGCGATCTGCTGATCGTGCAGCCGGCCTCGCGCGATGCGGCGCAGGCGGCCTATCTGGAGGCCATCAAGCACAACAAGAACGACATCGCCGCGCGTGGTGCGGTCATCTCGGTGCTGCTGAGCAAGAAGGATCTGCCGGGTGCGCAGGCGCAGCTGGATGCGCTGAAGGCGCTGGCACCGAAACATCCGCAGACGGCCTTCTACGGCGCGGTGGTCGCGATGGAACAGGGCGAGCTGAAGGCCGCCCATGAACAGATCCAGGCCGCGCTGCGGCTGACGCCGGACAATGCGCGCGCGCTCTATGTGGCCGGTGGCATCGAGTACCGGCGCGGCAACCTGCCGCAGGCCGAGGCGCATCTGCAGAAGGCCTTGAAGCTGGCGTCGGGCCACCGCGGCGTGCGCCTGCTGCTGGCCCAGGTGCAGTTGCGCGGCGGCGACTTCAGCAAGGCCCAGAGCGTGCTGCAGCCGCTGGTGGAGGCGCAGCCGCCGGTGCCCGAGGCGCTGGCCCTGATGGCGGAGTCGCAGCTGCATCTGGGCGATATGAGCAAGGCCGAGGCTCTGTTCGCGCAGGCCAGCAAGCTGAACCCGCAGGATGCCAAGAGCCGCACCGCGCTGGCCCTGACCCAGGTGGTCAAGGGGCGTACCGACCAGGGGCTCGACGAGCTGCGGGCGATCGCGGCCAGCGATACCGGGGTCAGTGCCGACCTGGCCCTGATCAGCACCCATCTGCGCAAGAAGGAATATGAGTCGGCCTTGAAGGCGCTGGAGGGGCTGGAGCGCAAGCAGGCCGGCAAGCCGTCCAATGCCAATCTGCGCGGCCGGATCGAGCTGATGCGCGGTAACCGCGATGCGGCCCGCAAGGCGTTCGACGCGGCGCTGGCGATCGACCCGTCCTACTACCCGGCGGTGGCCGGCCTGGTCTCGATGGATCTGCAGGACAAGAAGGGCGCGGAAGCCGAGGCCCGTTTCGGCAAGCTGCTGCAGAAGGATGCCAACAACATGCAGGCGCAGCTGGGCCTGGTCGCCTTGAAAGCCCAGCTGGGGGCCAGCAAGGATGAACTGGCCGAGCTGCTGAAGAAGGCGGTGAAGAGCAATCCGTCCGAGGCGCCGCCGCGCCTCGCGCTGATCCGGCTGGAGCAGGCGCGCGGCCAGCACAAGCAGGCGCTCAACCATGCGCAGGAGGCGGTAGCGGCCCTGCCCGAGAACATCGAAGTGCTGGACGCTCTGGGGCAGGTGCAGCTGAACAGCGGGGACTTCAACCAGGCCTCGAGCACCTACAACCGGCTGGTGGCGTTGCAGCCGGATTCGCCGGTGCCGCATCTGCGCCTGGCCGATGTCTATATGCGCCGCGACGATCGTCCGGCCGCCACGCAGAGCGTCAAGAAGGCGCTGAGCATCCGGCCCGACTATCCGCTGGCGCAGCGCGCGATGTTCGGTCTGGAGCTGATGGCAGGCCGCTTCCCGGAAGCGCGCAGCATCGTCAAGACCATGCAGCGCCAACGGCCGAACGAGGCGCTGGCCTATGTGCTGGAGGGCGATCTGGAGCAGGCCCAGAAGAATCCGGGGGCCGCGGCCGCGGCCTATCGTGCGGCCCTGGCCAAGGGGCCGGCTCCGGAGGTGGCGGTCAAGCTGCATGCCTTGTTGGCGTCGACGGGCAAGGCCGGCGATGCCGCGGCGTTCGAGGCCGACTGGCGCAAGCAGCAGCCGAACGACGTCGCCTTCGTGCTGTATCTCGGTGATCGCGCACTGGCTCGCAACGATCATGCAGCGGCCGAGCAGCGCTACAAGGATGCGCTGCTCCTGCAACCCGAGAACGCGTTGGCGCTGAACAACCTGGCCTGGCTGAAGAATCGCAGCGGTAAGGCCGAAGCGCTCGAGCTGGCCGAGAAGGCCAACAAGCTGGCCCCGGGGCAGCCTCCCTTCATGGACACGCTGGCCGAGGTCTATGCGACCCAGGGCAATGTGGCCAAGGCGATCGACGTGCAGAAGGCCGCGGTGGCGCTGGATCCGGAGCGTCACCTGCACCGATTCCATTTGGCGAAGTACTATGCCTCGGCGGGCCGCAAGGCCGAGGCGCGCGAAGAACTGCGCCGGCTGGCGGCGCTGGGCGACAAGTTCAGTGCCCAGGCCGAAGTGAAGAAGCTGATGGACACGCTTTGA